In the genome of Deinococcota bacterium, the window GGCATATAGAGGCGCACGGCGGCGAGGTCTTCGTGAACGCGCCCGCCGAGCGAATCGTCGTCCAGGGCGGCCGCGCCGTCGGCGTGGTGGTGGCCGGCGAGCTCTACACCGCGCGCGCGGTGGTCGCGGGCACGCACGCGCTTACCACCTTTACCAAACTGCTGCCCCCGGAGCAGCGCCCGCCCGGCGCCGAGGGGATGCGGGTGGGGAACGGCTTCGGCGCCGTCTTGCGCCTCGCCCTCGACGCGCCGGTTCGCTACCGCGCCCACCCCGGCGACGAGGCCAGAAGAGGGCTCGGGCTCTTGTGCCGCGACCGCGAGCAGATCCTGGCGGCCTACGGCGACTATCTCCGCGGTGAGCCCGCAGGAGACCCGCCCCTCGTCGCCATGAGCTTCAGCGCGGTGGATCCGTCGCTGGCGCCGCCCGGCGGCGAGGTCTTGTGGCTCTGGGCGCAGTACTTTCCCTACAAGCTGAAGCGCGGCACCTGGGACGAGATCGGTGACGCGGTGGCCGAGCGCATCCTCGACCTCTACGAGCGCTACGCCCCCGGCACCAGGGACAAGGTGGTGGGCAGCCTCTTTCAGCACCCGCTGTGGCTCGAGCGCGAGCTCGGGCTCCATAAGGGCAACGTCATGCACCTCGAGATGAGCCTCGACCAGATGTTCGCGCTGCGCCCCTTTCTGGGCATGGCCGAGTACCGCACGCACTTAAAGGGCCTCTACCTGACGGGCGCCAGCACCCACCCCGGCGGTGGCATCATGGGCGCCTCGGGTCGGAACGCCGCCAGGGTCGTGCTCAAAGACCTGGAGCGGCGCCGGTGACGGGTTCAGGAAGGAGTCAGGAGTCGTGAGCTTCTGGTCGGACTTCCGACCCCTGTCTCCTGAGCGCTCCTCATGACCTACCTTCAGTTCCATCTCGCC includes:
- a CDS encoding NAD(P)/FAD-dependent oxidoreductase: MTQRKPAKAGVHDYDLIVVGAGHNALITAAYAAQANLRVAVFERRARIGGAVVTEELVPGYRFDLGGSAHILIRLTPIVQELGLEGYGLDYIDIDPLFFAPYEDGDALFIYRDEGETIDALEAKFPGEGEAYGRFLDDWRPFARVVKDLFLSVPSPLNLGRKMVFGKAAKDWKRALPMIMRPYFDVVDSYFREEKVKAPLVWMAAQSGPPPTEAVTAPFLLWHPLYHEGGMARPRGGSGELTQALGRHIEAHGGEVFVNAPAERIVVQGGRAVGVVVAGELYTARAVVAGTHALTTFTKLLPPEQRPPGAEGMRVGNGFGAVLRLALDAPVRYRAHPGDEARRGLGLLCRDREQILAAYGDYLRGEPAGDPPLVAMSFSAVDPSLAPPGGEVLWLWAQYFPYKLKRGTWDEIGDAVAERILDLYERYAPGTRDKVVGSLFQHPLWLERELGLHKGNVMHLEMSLDQMFALRPFLGMAEYRTHLKGLYLTGASTHPGGGIMGASGRNAARVVLKDLERRR